From a single Bacillus pumilus genomic region:
- a CDS encoding DUF3797 domain-containing protein, whose protein sequence is MNALDFLKISKLINDCPNCSNHLIGNGQGTLEVEDDSFKRTCKCGFQVELNIRDGVNEKKIRLEIDKVLSTM, encoded by the coding sequence ATGAACGCTTTAGATTTTTTAAAGATTTCAAAATTAATAAACGATTGTCCTAATTGTAGCAATCATCTAATTGGTAATGGGCAAGGGACATTAGAAGTGGAAGATGATTCATTTAAACGAACATGTAAATGTGGATTCCAGGTAGAGTTAAATATACGTGATGGAGTAAATGAAAAGAAAATTAGGCTAGAGATTGATAAAGTGCTTTCAACTATGTGA